GAGAAGGTAGGAGGAGGGGCCTGAAAGCAGCACTGTCACCTTGAGGTCACCCGCTCCCATCCACAGCCAGCTGGCCAACTGCACAGAGCCCCCGGCACCCGCCTGGCAGCAAACCAGAGACCCTCGACCCCATTGGTTGGGCCTCGAGGGGCGGGCCAACAGGGCGCGCGCTGGTTGGCTAGGTCCGGACCAATGAGGAGGCCCCGAGACCGGCGTCGTCGAAGGCGCGAAGAGAAGCCGGGCGTCTTTTGAGGCGAGCGCGGGTGACGCCTGTGGTGGCTGAAGCCTCCCGTGGCTGAAGATCCCGACCGCGACCGTTACCCCGACCGCGACGCGACACGGCGGTGACTGCTCCGGGGCGACCGATCATCGCCCCGAAACCCGGGCCGCCTAAGTCCGACATGAGCTCCCCGGATGAGGTGTCTGTTTGGGGAGCGGGTTTCGGCCCGGAGGGTGGGGAGCCGGCTGGCGTCCGCCCCGCGGGCCCCGGAGCCCAGCGGGGACCAGGCCCAGGCCCCGACGCGGGGCCACCACAGAGCGGCGAGGGCGAGGGCGGGGGCGGCTTCCGGGACCCCAAGGGCTTCGAGTCAGAGACGGAGGAGCTGGAGGCGGGAGGGCTGGTGCTCTGGGGCCGCGAAGGCCGACCTGGCTCCCCGGCCGACGACAAGGGCGTCGCCCTGGATCTGGCCAACGAGTCTGCGGCGGCCATCCTGCGGCAGCTGGCCGACCTGGACGTGCTGGGCGTCCGCAGATCCCCGTCCCCCGAGAGCtgcgcccccgccgccgccgccgaagTGTCAGCCGTGTGGGCCGGCCTCGAGGCGGGTGCCGGCAGTGGAGGCGCGTCCGCCCAGGGCTGTGGAGAAGCGCAGCAGGCTCTGGCCCGCTGTCTCCACCTCGGTGGGCCCGAGGCGGGCTGGGCCTGGCCGAACCGGAAGAGAGGCACTAAGAGTAGGTTGCCCTTGGCTGCCAGTCGCCAGCGGCCCCCCGCGGAAGGCCCGGTCGGGCTGCCTTCCGACCCCGAGTCCTCCGACGAGTTCGGTGAGATACAGCTGATGAGGGTGAGCATTTACCCCAGGGGAGgaggccaggcccagccctgcagccccgAGGCTCCCGGGTTCACACTCCCGCACTTCCAAGTCAGGGAGAATTTCCTCCACGTGCCAGGCGCTTTCCTGGCCCCTGCTCTGCGAGGGTTCACTTCGGTTGTGGAAAGGCAGGGCGTCGGAGAGCCGGACATCTCTTCCCCTAAGAAAATGCAAAGCATcctctgggggaaggagggaagcaggCCCAGCTACCCgggggctgctgtggctgcggctgcggctgcggctgcggtTGCAGCTGCTGCGGCGGCTGCTGCTGCGGGCGGCCTGCCCAGGGCCACTCCTAGGAAGAAGGGGGCCCAGGAGAAGAAACCCCTCGGGGGAGCCTCCGCCCTCGCCCTGGGGAGAACCTTCCCTCCCTGGGGGCAGCGAGTCTCGGCAGCTCCCCTGGAACCGGCCACCTTCCCCCCGATCGCTGGTGTTCCGCTGCTTGGGAGGTCCAGGAAGTATTCCTTGGTCCCTTCCGGAACCAAGCAGTCCAAGCACGCGGGCGCTGGGAAGAAACCCGCCGCCAGGAGGGCAAGGGAGTCCGAGCTGGTGGTGGCTGGAGAAGATAACGACCCAGACGGAGACCAGGTCGCAAGGGGCCAAGTGAGTAGGCCATGCTCCGACCCTGCCCCGaccctccccgccgcccccaggccgctcttcctctttccccctgCTCCCTCTGTCTATCCCTCGGGGGTCTTCAGCGGGCACCCCTGGGTCATTGGGTCATTAGGATGCCAGATGGGGGTCGTCCGACTAGGGACACACATGAAGGGAGCACTTTGAGTGAGCAGGGCAGGGCTCTGCACCCTGGGCCCATgtcccacctcctgccccaggcaggggctgggatggaagaaggaggggctgggagctgaaCTGGATCTGGGGACACCTTCAGCATTTGGCCTGCAAAGCTTCAATGTTTGGACTCAAGGGCCTCCTGATTCCTGCTTCCTAGCTGTTCCCCGAGCCTTCCTGGAGGGGGCGTGGGCCTTCTCAGTGCCCCACACTTGTCCCCAGCTCAGCCCTGCCTGCCGGCCTGGGGCTGACTGAGGGAGAAGGTGCGAATGAGATCAGCCTCTCTCCATTCCCTGCCTCTCAGCCCAGCCCCGAAACACACGTGctcacacaggcacacagagCCATGGACACGCAGGCCCCCTCAGTCCAAATGGGTGAGAGAGTTTTGTTTCAGCTTCCGACACACAGGCCAGGGCCATCTTGTCCGTACCTGCATCATGGGTATCCCAGCAGCGGCGACCTCAGCACCAGAGCCCCCCACGTTGCAGGAGACTCAGAGCCCTCGGCCCTGAACCAGGTAGCCGTCATGGCCAGAGGGCCTGCACCCTCAGGTGAGCCTGGTGGGTGTGAAACgctgggaagggagaggagaggaggagagagacctCGGCTCTGTCTCCGCTGGGAGCTCAGCCTTGCCCCCAGTCCGCTTCTCCCACAGGAGACAGAGCTTCGACAGGGCTGGCCTTGAGCCACATCATCCTCTGGGTGGGGTTTGCACCGCAAGGGCGACTGGTGGCAGTGCCCCAAACAGCTACTTGCAGCAGAATGGTCTTTTCTGTTCAGTCCCTTTCGCCCACAGCGCTCTCCCAGGTGCTggcggtggccacagctccggaAGGGTTGGACCCAGGGCCACTGTCTTTAGACACCACGGTCTggtcggggcgggggtgggggttgggtggggggaagAAACAGCTGCCCCTGGGGAACAGGGGAGCGGGCAAGCCCAGGGGAAGGTTGGAGCTGCCGGGCAGAGCAGGGGCAGCTTGTTGCCCCCAGAGGGTGGTGCTGCCTCACCTCCCCTTAGGCCCCGCTGGACCCttccctccccccgccgcccccactgGGAGCCTGGCAAGCTGGATTGTGTGTCCTTTCCCCCTCAGGTGACCTGGAAACCCTTGACCATCCCCCAAGACGTGAAAGGCAGCAGCAGCCGCCAGGGGCACAGGGCTGTCCTCGGGTAATGCCAGAGGGCTCCTGGAAATGCAGACCCCAACTAGATGGTGGGATCTGGGTCCGGGTTACACGGACATATGTGGGGACCCCTCCCCGCTCCCATCCACATCCCAGGGAGCGGCGTGCCCCCTTTCCACGGAGGTGCTCTTGCCGGTCTAGCCGCCTGGCCTTGGGATGTAGGGTCcgaggggcaggggaaggagtgaGGAGGCCAGAGTGTACtaatcctttctcttcctctggtgTCTGTGGGCCTAGTGCCTCCTGCTACAGAGAGAAATCGACGACCTGAAGGAGCAGCTTGGTATGAGGAACCAGGGACAGAGGGCGGTGTCCTAGTGCAGAACCTGGGTGGgccggtggggtgggggtgggccgcAGGTGCAGGCGGCCCTGCAGAGACCAACATTCCTGGGGGGAGGAGAACCTAGAGGCCTGGCCCTGGAGCCCGCTGTGCATGTACAACTAGGTATGTGTGCAAAGAGCgggggggacaaaaaaaaaaaaaaaaaaaaaaaagaactgcaaggACACTTTGCAAACCAGAGTAAGTCCTGGAGAACAACTTCTGTTAGGATGTTTAGAGATGCCCCGTTGATTTTTCCCTGTGGCTGCTGCTCGGTATGGCCTCTAAGGTTCTTCCTtgactgtttgtgtgtgtgacaaGTTCTGAGTGGTTCTGGCATGCCCCAAAGGTTGAGAGCTGCTGGCACATTTTGTTTCCCTTTAGGAAACATTTCCACATGTCATTCGGGTGGTGGGGGAGTGCTCAGGCCCAGGGCTCTTTGCATCAGGACTAGAGGGGGTTTCAGATTGCAGGGCTAGGAAGTTGCCCACGGGGACCTGGGTGGGCTTCTCCATCCGTATGTCTGGAGCGCCTGCTTATGCCTCTCCCCATTGCAGCCGCCATGCGGTACCTGGCTGACATGTTCCAGACCCTTTGAAGTGAGTGTTACACACACCATACCCCTTCCCACAGCTCTGGCTGTGGAGCGGGACTGTGGGCCGGCCCTGGCTTGAGGCTCTTCCCTGACTCTGCTGTTTCACAGGTTGAGCCCTGCATCTTCATGCAAGAGGAGCGGCTGGTGCCTTTGGGGCCCGGGAGGTGCTGTGGCCAAGCTCGGTCCCTCTTGTTCTGCCTCAGCCAGagcttcctctccctcttgttttgcccctcccccgcctcagTGTCATGGCAGTTTCAAATTAAAGTCGTTTCAGTTAAGGTGCATCTCGTAGCCTGTCCTCTcttggggctggggtgggtggggcggggagaAGTCGTGGGTCATGGAAGACTGGGGGCTGCTCCATGGCAGAGCCTTTCCCAGAACTGTCCCTCTGGCATCCTGTGGTGTGCCTTCTCCCTGTGGGGAGTCCAGGGCAACCTTTGCCACCATCCCTGCAACCTGGCCCGCTGCGTGCCCCGGGTCTGAGTTCTGTGTGGGGCTCTGCCTGGCCACGTTGGCGCAGTCGTCCCTTTCCCTTGCAGGCCCTCTTCTGGTTCTCTCCAAACCCCTCCCCCTTTGGGGGTCTGTTGGTTCCCATTCATCGCTGCCATCCATCCTCCCCATCAGCAGGAATGCACGGCCCCCTTCCAGAGCGCCAatccccccaccttccctccctgggATCACTGTCCTGCTGCCCCCATCCACCCTGCTTTGCTCTGAGCACCTTTGATCCCTCCCCTGGGTCGGCAGCCTTCCCTGAAGGTGTACTTCAACAGGTGTTAACAGGCACAGTTGAGCTGTTTCCCCCTCCCAGATTCTATCCTCCCTGTGGAATCTCTGCTTCCATGTGGTGCCACATTGTGCTCAGATAGCTCCCCTAGGAAGCTGCTCATTGTTCTCCTCTCCTCTTTAGCCCTCACTTTTGACATTTGATTATCAGTCCTGTCACTTCTCCCTCTTCTTGTTCAGCAGAGGGTTGGATGTATAAATCAGGGCCCAGTGGGTTTCAGGGCAAGATGAAAGGTATAGGGAACATGGGAGAAAACTGCAGGTTATCTCTGGCCTGCAGGCCTGGGAAAGGTATCCGTGTGGTGCCAACCTGTAGCAGACTGCTCCCTGGCTGTTAGCCATGAATGTTCCAGCCATTGAAGCTTTCCCATCCTCCCTGCCCTAGCCAGCTCACTGCCCTTTTCCAGCCTTGTCATCTTCATACCCTTAAGTGGAAGTGACCAGTTAGGgcctattatttaaaaattgtaagtaTGATATACCACAGCaatcacagaagaaaatgaaagtaaagtaatccaaatgagaaaggaaataaaactgtcactgtttgcaaatgatataatgCTATACATAGAAACACTGAAggtgccaccagaaaactacaaGAGttcataaatgaattcagtaaagttacaagATGCAAAAATCAACATACATaagtcagttgcatttccatacactaaaaatgaaatatcagaaagtgaAATCAAGGAAACATTCCCATTTAGTATTTcattaagaagaatgaaatacctaggaataaacgtAGCTAAAGAGGCAAAATACTTGTACtccaaaaactgtaagacacttaTGAACgaaactgaagatgacataaacaaatggaaagatataccgtttttttggattggaagaattagtattgttaagaaatgaatatactactcaaggcacctacagattcaatgcaatccctatcaaattaccaatgacatttttcacagaactagaacaaataattgtaAAGTTGATATGGAAACCCAAATTACCtcgaatagccaaaacaatcttgaaaaagaaaaatggagctgtaggAATCACGCTCCCCAACTTCAAACTATGCTaaaaatctacagtaatcaaaacagtatggtactggtgcaaaaacaAATGCATAGATCAATGctacagaatagaaagcccagaaataaacccacacatttatggtcagttaatctatgacaaaggaggcaacaatatagaatggagaaaagacagtcccttcattAAGTGGTGTTTGGAAAAGTgggagctacatgtaaaagaatgaaattagaacattctctaacaccgcatacataaataaactcaaaatagattaaaaacctaaatgtaacaccagatactataaaactcatagaggaaaacagaggcagaacactctttgatataaatcacaagCAAGAAtattttggatccatctcctaaagcaatggaaacaaaagccagtataaacaaatgggacctaattaaacttaaaagcttttacacagcaatggaaaccataaacaaaacaaagagacaacctatggaatgggagaaaatatttggaaataatgcaactggcaagggattaatttcaaaatatataaacaactcacatagctctctctctctctctctctccctctctctctctctctctctatatatatatatataaagcaacccaataaaaaatgagcagaaaacctaaatagacatttctgcaaagaagacatacggatggccatcaggcacatgaaaagatgctcaatatcactaattattagagaaatgcaaatcaaaactacaatgaggtgataacctcacaccaatcagaatgatcatcatcaaaaagtctacaaataataaataccagaaagggtgtggagaaaagggaaccctcctacactgttggtaggaatgtaaatttgtgcaaccactgtggaagccagtatggaggttcctcaaaagactaacaatagaattaccatatgatctatcaatcccactcctggacatctatccagagaaaaccatgactcaaaagataaatgtaggagttcccgtcatggtgcagtggaaacaaatcttactaggaaccataaagttgtgggtttgatccctggccttgctctgtgggttaaggatccggtattgccatgagctgtggtgtaggtcacagacgcagcttggatctggcattgctgtggctgtggcgtaggctggcagcaacagctccaattagatccctagcctgggaacctccatatgctgtgggtgtggtcctaaaaagacaaaagacaaaagacaaaaaaaaaaaaagataaatgtaccccaatgttcattgcagcactgtatacaatagccaagacatggaggcaacacaaattccatcaacagatgaatgaataaaaaaatgtgatatacatttagaatggaatattactcagccataaaaatgaatgaaatgatgacatttgcagcaacatgggtggacctagagattatcatactaagagaagtaagtcagagaaagacaaatacaatatgataccacttatatgtggaattaaaaagaagatacaggagttcccatcgtggctcagaggttaacgaatccgactaggaaccatgaggttgcgggttcagtccctggccttgctcagtcggttaacgatccggcgttgccatgagctgtggtgtaggttgcagatgcggctcggatcccgcgttgctgtggctctggtgtaggctagtggctacagctctgattcgacccctagcctgggaacctccatatgccatgggagcagcccaagaaatagcaaaaaaaaagacaaaaaaaaaagaagatacaaatgaacttatttataaaacagaaatagactcacagacattgaaaacaaactaatggttaccaaaagggaaagaggggaggagggataaattaggggttttgGATTAAAATATACCCActgatatatataaaacaggtaaacaatgagggcttactgtatagcacacagaactatattaaatatcttataataacttataaaggaaaataattttaaaaagaatatatgtatacacatacatatatatatacacacacagcacatatatgtatgtataactgaatcactttgctgtacacctgaaactaatagaacattgtaaatcaactctacttcagtaaaaAGTACAGTGTGAATGTGTattgttatttaatatttattttttctaaatatgaggATCATAATTTTCTCCTGTAATCTGTCAATGTGGAATGTTATCTTAccttattttctgaaattaaatcaAGTTTGTATTCCTTGGATGAATCTTGTTATGGCATAAGATTTTCCTCTTTATATCCTGTAAGATTCATTTTGCTTATaatatgtttctgtttcttgctTCTGTGTTTGAGcctgttattttcctttctcaaacTGTCCCTGACAGAATTTAATACCAAGGTTATTCCATCCTCAGAAAATGAGTTGAGAAGTatcctgccttttctcttttttctaagattttgtgctaaatgaaaatatttatgtttaagaTCTTTTTCAGAATTCAGTGGTGAAGCCTAGAggatttttttgaaaagcattttgaCAGCTGGTATATTTCTTTATAGTTATGGAAATATTCCTATTGGCTATTCCTTCCTTAGTTTTAGCAAGTTATGTTTTAGCTTAGCTTGTGTTTTAGAAAAGTGCCCtttttctaggttttcaaattgaTTGTAATAAAATCATCCAAAATATAccttttttctcctaattttatttttgaaaacatctgTCCTACAGATATTTATACAAGAAAATTCCAAACATCTCCCATTTGTCATTCACCTGGACTCACCTGTTGTAAACATTTCCTAGCTTTTGTCatatttctcctctccttctctctaactatgtgtgtatgtatttttaattgttttgttgaATCTTTTGAGTTATTTAAAGACATAACATTACATTATCCCCCAATACTTCAACATGTTTTCTCttgggaaaaataattatttgctaCAACATCTTAATGCACTATCACACTCAGGATGTTTAGCTTTGAGACAATACAATTATCTACTCTATGCTCTCATTCAAAATTCATGAGTGTCCCCAAATAGTTATTTGtacctatttcttttaaaaatcctacttTCAAAGAACATAGCATTGCATTCcattgtcatgtctctttagtgTTCTTTGAACTAGAACCATTTGCCAGACTTTGTTTGTTCATGCATGacactgacatttttgaagatCTAGTCCAGtagttcaggttttttttaaaaagatttgacTGGTTTGGATTTTCTGAttgcttcttccttcttttcccctatatttccttttaggagttttaaaattttagttcttatgtttaagtctttaatccatttcgagttaatATTTGTGAGTGGCATAGCATGTGTTCAATTTCTGCAATTGGAAGATAAAAAGTTATGGGAAACAATTCTCTGCACGTGTTTATCCACTTTTCCCAATCTCATTTATTTAAGAGACTCTCCTTTCCTCACTGGGTATTCTTAACTCCCTTGTCAAAAATTTTTGACTGTATATGCAAggatttatttttgggctctcaattctgttccctTGATCTCTGTGTCTATTTCATTacaatatcatactgttttgattactatagttttgtcaTATAGTTTGAAAATAGGAACTGTgatcctccagctttgttcttctcagtgttgctttggctatttatgATCTCTTGTGACTCCGCAAACACTCTAGGgttgttttttcctatttctgggGGAAAATACCATTGAAACTTGATAgagattgaattgaatctatagatggatTGAATACTATGaacactttaacaatattaattcttcctattCATGGACactggatatatttccatttgtttctctcATCAAAGTCTTGTTTTTTTGTGTATACATCTTTCATTTCCCTGATAAAagttattcctaagtatttaattgaTCTTGATGTATTGCAAATGAGATTTTTGTACTCTAAtgatatgtacattgtttttcatGATGGTGTCCCATAAGAGTCATAGGCTTTCTtagttccttttcatttttcattccttttgtaCCTCTGATTGGATAATTTCATTTGATCCATCTTTGAGCTCATCAATTCCTACTCACCAATTCCTTCTTCTGCTTGTTGGAGTTTGATGTTAAGGCTTTCTACCGAATTCTTCAGTTCACTCATTGTATTGTTCGGCTCTAAAATCACCATtcagttctttgttttctatctctttgttgaaCTTCTCATGttgttcttttattgttttcctgatatcattttattgtttatctgtATTCTTTTGTGGCTGTCTAAGCATCTTTAGAACAATTATATTTAATTCTCTGTTGGGCAATTCCTGGATCTCCATTTTTTGTAGTTGGGTACTGGAATTTTGTTATATTCTCCTAATGGAGTAATGTTTCCCTGATTATTCATGACCACCATAGCTTTGCATAGGTGTCTGTGTACTTGAATAAGTAGTCACCTCTTCCAGACTTTATGGACTGGCTTCAGTAAGAGAAGCCTTTCACATGTGGGTGGAGACATACTGGAATGTGCAGTAAACTGAGTATAGTGGTGCAGGGTGCCAACTGGGTCTAAGGGTGTGTATCACTTTGGCTCAAGTCATATGGAACAGCATCTACAACTTCTACAACTGTGTGGTCCTAGCTGAGCACTGTGGGATATTTTCAGCAGTTGCAAGTTCTGTTGTACTCAGCAGTGCCTCCAGTTTTGGTGACTAGGGAACAGGGCGGGCTGCATTGGTGTCATGAGCCAGTGAATGTTGTGTACACACTCAGCTGTAGGGGCCAGCTGCAGGTGCCTATGTAGTGGCAGGGGCCACATGCAGTTATACAGATAGTGATGGAGGCCAGGCAAGCAGCAATGGCTTGGGGCCAACTGTAGCCCcactggcagctgcagaggcACTGGCTGTCAGCATGTTCTTCTGTGATCACGCATTCCCCCTAGACATGCACAATGCAGTGAGGGCTGGTGAGTGGGTTCAGGCTGGGGTGTGCAGGTACACAGCTGGAGGGCTTATCCACAGGCTGGTGTGGTGATGTAAGGCAGTGACTGAGGCAGTGTCTTATTTGGAcccacaagctgctgcagagaccctGATTATTAGTATGCTCTACTGTGGCTGTACACTTTCCTCCTTGACATACACACTGCAGTTGGAGGCCAGTGATGGGCATACAGGTGCACAGCTAGAGGGGATATCCCTGAGTGTAGGCACAGTGGTAGCAGTCATCCATCGGATATAAGCTGGCATTGTTCACTTTGCA
Above is a genomic segment from Sus scrofa isolate TJ Tabasco breed Duroc chromosome X, Sscrofa11.1, whole genome shotgun sequence containing:
- the LOC100621166 gene encoding uncharacterized protein CXorf49 homolog; its protein translation is MSSPDEVSVWGAGFGPEGGEPAGVRPAGPGAQRGPGPGPDAGPPQSGEGEGGGGFRDPKGFESETEELEAGGLVLWGREGRPGSPADDKGVALDLANESAAAILRQLADLDVLGVRRSPSPESCAPAAAAEVSAVWAGLEAGAGSGGASAQGCGEAQQALARCLHLGGPEAGWAWPNRKRGTKSRLPLAASRQRPPAEGPVGLPSDPESSDEFGEIQLMRVSIYPRGGGQAQPCSPEAPGFTLPHFQVRENFLHVPGAFLAPALRGFTSVVERQGVGEPDISSPKKMQSILWGKEGSRPSYPGAAVAAAAAAAAVAAAAAAAAAGGLPRATPRKKGAQEKKPLGGASALALGRTFPPWGQRVSAAPLEPATFPPIAGVPLLGRSRKYSLVPSGTKQSKHAGAGKKPAARRARESELVVAGEDNDPDGDQVARGQLPTHRPGPSCPYLHHGYPSSGDLSTRAPHVAGDSEPSALNQVAVMARGPAPSGDLETLDHPPRRERQQQPPGAQGCPRCLLLQREIDDLKEQLAAMRYLADMFQTL